The Nocardioides sp. S-1144 genome includes a region encoding these proteins:
- a CDS encoding VanW family protein — MTVLLAPPRPAPAPRVRPSQRHPWLFPWAVRAHQLRRHARWLLPGTTWAHDRSGDDLPVRVKRHASLLVRELSEAEMVLQRNKVVNLRLASARTDGVLVHPGETFSFNKVVGSCTRRRGYVEGMRLSNGEAVPGVGGGICQLANLLHWMVLHSPLTVVERSEHSFDPFPDKGRVLPWGVGCSIVYNYVDLVVRNDTSTTFQLRTWVDERHLRGELRADEPTTTSYRVEARGEEFVAVGDDVHRRNEIWRTTIDKRTGDVVSDDLVKRNCALVRYVPDAALVRRA, encoded by the coding sequence ATGACCGTCCTCCTCGCCCCGCCCCGACCGGCGCCCGCCCCGCGGGTGCGACCCTCCCAGCGCCACCCGTGGCTCTTCCCGTGGGCGGTGCGCGCCCACCAGCTGCGTCGCCACGCCCGCTGGCTGCTCCCCGGGACGACGTGGGCGCACGACCGGAGCGGGGACGACCTCCCCGTGCGCGTCAAGCGGCACGCCTCGCTGCTCGTGCGCGAGCTGTCGGAGGCGGAGATGGTGCTGCAGCGCAACAAGGTCGTCAACCTCCGCCTCGCCTCCGCCCGCACCGACGGCGTGCTGGTCCACCCCGGCGAGACCTTCTCGTTCAACAAGGTCGTCGGCAGCTGCACCCGCCGGCGCGGGTACGTCGAGGGCATGCGCCTCTCGAACGGCGAGGCGGTGCCCGGGGTCGGCGGGGGGATCTGCCAGCTCGCGAACCTCCTGCACTGGATGGTCCTGCACTCCCCGCTGACCGTGGTGGAGCGCAGCGAGCACTCCTTCGACCCGTTCCCCGACAAGGGCCGGGTGCTGCCGTGGGGGGTGGGCTGCTCGATCGTCTACAACTACGTCGACCTCGTCGTGCGCAACGACACGAGCACGACGTTCCAGCTGCGCACCTGGGTCGACGAGCGGCACCTGCGCGGCGAGCTCCGCGCCGACGAGCCGACCACGACGTCGTACCGGGTGGAGGCGCGCGGGGAGGAGTTCGTCGCCGTCGGTGACGACGTCCACCGCCGCAACGAGATCTGGCGCACCACGATCGACAAGCGCACCGGCGACGTCGTCTCCGACGACCTGGTGAAGCGCAACTGCGCGCTGGTCAGGTACGTGCCGGACGCCGCGCTGGTCCGGCGGGCCTGA
- a CDS encoding GH25 family lysozyme produces the protein MTTAPTPSARRRVLGALVSTVLLVGCGSGTGPGAGPGAGPGADRPGDPTSAATGPAASTPAADPTPASPVAPSPTTPGTDEPGTAQAEPRPGRERWVRGIDASHHQGAIDWERVAGDDVAFAYLKASEGSTFTDPRFVDNVAGARRAGLRVGGYHYFSLCSPGAPQGEHLVETLAAAGRTTLPPAIDLELQGQCATPPARADLLAEVRAFLDVVEAATGRRVVVYAFPDLEEEYRLADELGRRQWVRRLGDVPPARDWWIWQRADDATVAGVDGPTDLNLMRP, from the coding sequence GTGACGACCGCCCCGACGCCGAGCGCCCGCCGGCGCGTCCTGGGTGCGCTGGTGTCGACGGTGCTGCTCGTCGGCTGCGGTTCCGGCACCGGTCCCGGAGCCGGTCCCGGCGCCGGTCCCGGTGCCGACCGCCCGGGGGACCCGACGAGCGCGGCGACCGGCCCCGCGGCGTCCACCCCGGCAGCGGACCCGACCCCCGCGAGCCCGGTGGCACCGAGCCCGACCACACCGGGCACCGACGAACCCGGCACGGCACAGGCCGAGCCGCGTCCGGGTCGCGAGCGGTGGGTCCGCGGCATCGACGCCTCGCACCACCAGGGCGCCATCGACTGGGAGCGGGTGGCCGGCGACGACGTCGCGTTCGCCTACCTCAAGGCCAGCGAGGGCAGCACCTTCACCGACCCCCGGTTCGTCGACAACGTCGCCGGGGCGCGCAGGGCCGGGCTGCGGGTCGGCGGCTACCACTACTTCAGCCTCTGCTCCCCCGGCGCGCCGCAGGGCGAGCACCTCGTCGAGACCCTCGCCGCGGCCGGGCGCACCACCCTCCCGCCGGCCATCGACCTCGAGCTGCAGGGCCAGTGCGCGACGCCGCCGGCGCGCGCGGACCTGCTGGCCGAGGTTCGCGCGTTCCTCGACGTCGTCGAGGCGGCCACCGGTCGCCGGGTCGTGGTCTACGCCTTCCCGGACCTCGAGGAGGAGTACCGGCTCGCCGACGAGCTCGGGCGGCGCCAGTGGGTGCGCCGACTCGGCGACGTCCCGCCCGCGCGGGACTGGTGGATCTGGCAGCGCGCCGACGACGCCACGGTCGCCGGCGTCGACGGACCCACCGACCTCAACCTCATGCGCCCCTGA
- a CDS encoding DMT family transporter codes for MLLGVVLALGSSVTHAAWNTSIKRVAADGLAVLWAYSLAGLGVVVVVLGVRATTVPIDVTPELVAWSAVSTVLHTGYAAALQRAYRDHDVSVVYPLSRGAAPVLVALVAWPLLGQRLSWSSWLGLLLMCLAVAALVGETGEHTRLSWRPALWGLGIGVAVASYTTFDGWVVVSRGADPLTYYTLGAVLQLALVTVLLRGRVGRGLAQVRRHPRPVAVLAVLIPTSYVLGLHATQHAPVSLVAAVRSSSLVWTALAAAVVLRERVSARRLLSTGLATASIVAMVAAR; via the coding sequence GTGCTGCTGGGTGTCGTGCTGGCCCTCGGGTCGTCGGTCACGCACGCCGCCTGGAACACCTCGATCAAGCGGGTCGCCGCCGACGGGCTGGCGGTGCTCTGGGCCTACAGCCTCGCCGGGCTGGGCGTCGTCGTCGTGGTGCTCGGCGTGAGGGCCACCACGGTCCCCATCGACGTCACGCCCGAGCTCGTTGCCTGGTCGGCCGTCAGCACCGTGCTGCACACCGGGTACGCCGCCGCCCTGCAGCGCGCCTACCGCGACCACGACGTCAGCGTGGTCTACCCGCTGTCGCGCGGTGCCGCGCCGGTGCTCGTGGCCCTGGTCGCGTGGCCGCTGCTCGGCCAGCGGCTGTCCTGGTCGTCGTGGCTCGGGCTGCTGCTCATGTGCCTCGCCGTCGCGGCCCTGGTCGGGGAGACCGGGGAGCACACCCGGCTCTCCTGGCGCCCGGCGCTGTGGGGGCTCGGCATCGGGGTCGCCGTGGCGTCGTACACGACCTTCGACGGCTGGGTGGTCGTGTCCCGCGGCGCCGACCCGCTCACGTACTACACCCTCGGCGCGGTGCTCCAGCTCGCGCTGGTCACCGTGCTGCTGCGCGGGCGGGTGGGCCGTGGCCTGGCCCAGGTCCGGCGCCACCCGCGGCCGGTGGCGGTGCTGGCGGTGCTGATCCCGACGTCGTACGTGCTCGGCCTCCACGCGACCCAGCACGCCCCGGTCTCGCTCGTGGCCGCCGTCCGCAGCTCCAGCCTGGTCTGGACGGCGCTGGCCGCCGCCGTCGTGCTGCGCGAGCGGGTCAGCGCCCGCCGCCTGCTCTCGACCGGCCTCGCGACCGCCTCGATCGTGGCCATGGTCGCCGCCCGCTGA
- the ffh gene encoding signal recognition particle protein, producing MFATLSDRLADTFKNLRGKGRLSEADIDATAREIRIALLEADVALPVVKEFVAAVKERARTEEVSGALNPAQQVIKIVHDELVTILGGEERRLRYAKSGPTVIMLAGLQGAGKTTLAAKLALWLKDQGKAPLLVACDLQRPNAVNQLQVNGGRVGVPVYAPEPGNGTGDPVAVARASIEEARRKLHDVVIVDTAGRLGVDAELMQQASDIRDAVQPDEVLFVVDAMIGQDAVVTAQAFLDGVGYDGVVLTKLDGDARGGAALSIRQVTGRPVMFASSGEKMTDFDVFYPDRMASRILDMGDMLTLIEQAEKAFDQESSMKAAAKLAGQGGEFTLDDFLEQMQQVRKLGSMSKILGMLPGMGQMREQLENFDEREIDRIQAIIQSMTPAERGNPKMIDGSRRARIAKGSGRQVSDVNQLVDRFFEARKMMMQMARGGGMPGMPGMPGMPGAAGGGKRGKAKQQVKKGKGAKKSGNPAKAAQEAAAAKERAAATPFGTPGEAIDYESAAANLDLPKDFSKFLK from the coding sequence GTGTTCGCCACTCTCTCCGACCGCCTCGCCGACACCTTCAAGAACCTGCGGGGCAAGGGGCGCCTCTCCGAGGCCGACATCGACGCCACCGCGCGCGAGATCCGGATCGCGCTGCTCGAGGCCGACGTCGCCCTGCCCGTGGTCAAGGAGTTCGTCGCCGCGGTCAAGGAGCGGGCGCGCACCGAGGAGGTCAGCGGGGCCCTCAACCCGGCCCAGCAGGTCATCAAGATCGTCCACGACGAGCTCGTCACCATCCTCGGTGGCGAGGAGCGCCGGCTGCGCTACGCCAAGTCGGGTCCCACCGTCATCATGCTGGCCGGCCTGCAGGGTGCCGGCAAGACGACCCTCGCGGCCAAGCTGGCGCTGTGGCTGAAGGACCAGGGCAAGGCCCCGCTCCTGGTCGCCTGCGACCTGCAGCGCCCCAACGCCGTCAACCAGCTCCAGGTCAACGGTGGCCGCGTCGGCGTCCCGGTCTACGCGCCGGAGCCGGGCAACGGCACCGGCGACCCGGTCGCGGTCGCCCGCGCCTCGATCGAGGAGGCCCGGCGCAAGCTCCACGACGTCGTCATCGTCGACACCGCGGGCCGGCTCGGCGTCGACGCCGAGCTGATGCAGCAGGCCTCCGACATCCGCGACGCCGTCCAGCCCGACGAGGTCCTCTTCGTCGTCGACGCCATGATCGGCCAGGACGCCGTCGTCACCGCGCAGGCCTTCCTCGACGGCGTCGGGTACGACGGCGTCGTGCTCACCAAGCTCGACGGTGACGCCCGCGGCGGTGCGGCGCTCTCCATCCGCCAGGTCACCGGTCGCCCGGTCATGTTCGCCTCGTCGGGCGAGAAGATGACCGACTTCGACGTCTTCTACCCCGACCGGATGGCCTCGCGCATCCTGGACATGGGCGACATGCTCACCCTGATCGAGCAGGCCGAGAAGGCCTTCGACCAGGAGTCCTCGATGAAGGCCGCGGCGAAGCTCGCCGGCCAGGGCGGCGAGTTCACCCTCGACGACTTCCTCGAGCAGATGCAGCAGGTCCGCAAGCTCGGCTCGATGTCGAAGATCCTCGGCATGCTCCCCGGCATGGGTCAGATGCGCGAGCAGCTGGAGAACTTCGACGAGCGCGAGATCGACCGCATCCAGGCGATCATCCAGTCGATGACGCCGGCCGAGCGCGGCAACCCGAAGATGATCGACGGCTCGCGCCGGGCCCGGATCGCGAAGGGCTCGGGTCGCCAGGTCTCCGACGTCAACCAGCTCGTCGACCGGTTCTTCGAGGCCCGCAAGATGATGATGCAGATGGCCCGCGGCGGCGGCATGCCCGGCATGCCGGGGATGCCGGGGATGCCCGGCGCCGCCGGTGGCGGCAAGCGCGGCAAGGCCAAGCAGCAGGTGAAGAAGGGCAAGGGCGCCAAGAAGTCCGGCAACCCGGCCAAGGCGGCCCAGGAGGCCGCCGCGGCGAAGGAGCGCGCCGCCGCGACCCCGTTCGGCACGCCGGGCGAGGCCATCGACTACGAGTCGGCCGCGGCCAACCTCGACCTCCCGAAGGACTTCTCCAAGTTCCTCAAGTGA
- a CDS encoding NYN domain-containing protein translates to MPTVLVVDGANVVGARPDGWWRDRAGAALRLHEQLMTADVPQDVVVLVLEGAAKGGVRAGRDAHVRTVHAKASGDDAIVAEAKRASERGDRVSVVTADRILMGRVERYGAMVLSPTWLLGEL, encoded by the coding sequence ATGCCCACCGTCCTCGTCGTCGACGGCGCCAACGTCGTCGGTGCCCGCCCCGACGGGTGGTGGAGGGACCGCGCCGGCGCGGCGCTGCGCCTGCACGAGCAGCTGATGACCGCCGACGTCCCGCAGGACGTCGTGGTGCTGGTGCTCGAGGGGGCGGCCAAGGGCGGCGTCCGGGCCGGCCGCGACGCCCACGTCCGCACCGTGCACGCGAAGGCGAGTGGCGACGACGCCATCGTGGCCGAGGCCAAGCGGGCCTCCGAGCGCGGCGACCGCGTCTCGGTCGTCACCGCCGACCGGATCCTGATGGGCCGCGTCGAGCGGTACGGCGCGATGGTGCTCAGCCCGACCTGGTTGCTCGGCGAGCTCTGA
- a CDS encoding amidohydrolase family protein, with translation MTAQRFRGPVLPDGEPRDLYVVDGRVTHEPQAGAETAAQGWIVPGLVDAHNHLGLEDGGGVDDDEVERQALADRDSGALLLRDCGSPVDTRWVQERDDLPRLIRAGRHVARTRRYIRAYAHEVEPEDLAATVAEQARAGDGWVKLVGDWISRDAGDLTPSFPAEAFAAAIAAAHEHGAKVTAHCFGSDVLDGLLDAGIDCIEHGTGLREHHLERMVANGVALVPTVQQTDKFPEFADAGREKFPAYAATMEELHRRRRDTLMAAHEAGVELYVGSDGGGTGRHGYLAEEIAAMVGLGLPAESVVAAASWRGREWLGWNGELGEGDPGDFVVLDADPRRDLSTLARPACVVLRGTVVATRI, from the coding sequence ATGACGGCGCAACGCTTCCGAGGACCGGTCCTGCCCGACGGCGAGCCCCGTGACCTGTACGTCGTCGACGGCCGGGTCACCCACGAGCCCCAGGCCGGCGCCGAGACCGCGGCCCAGGGCTGGATCGTGCCGGGCCTGGTCGACGCCCACAACCACCTCGGCCTCGAGGACGGCGGGGGCGTCGACGACGACGAGGTGGAGCGCCAGGCGCTGGCCGACCGCGACAGCGGCGCCCTGCTGCTGCGCGACTGCGGGTCGCCGGTCGACACCCGCTGGGTGCAGGAGCGCGACGACCTGCCGCGGTTGATCCGCGCCGGGCGCCACGTCGCGCGGACCCGCCGCTACATCCGCGCCTACGCCCACGAGGTCGAGCCCGAGGACCTCGCCGCCACCGTGGCCGAGCAGGCCCGTGCCGGAGACGGCTGGGTCAAGCTCGTCGGCGACTGGATCTCGCGCGACGCCGGCGACCTGACGCCGTCCTTCCCGGCCGAGGCCTTCGCCGCGGCCATCGCCGCCGCCCACGAGCACGGCGCGAAGGTCACCGCCCACTGCTTCGGCAGCGACGTGCTCGACGGCCTGCTCGACGCCGGCATCGACTGCATCGAGCACGGCACCGGCCTGCGCGAGCACCACCTCGAGCGGATGGTCGCGAACGGCGTCGCGCTGGTGCCGACGGTGCAGCAGACCGACAAGTTCCCCGAGTTCGCCGACGCCGGGCGCGAGAAGTTCCCGGCCTACGCCGCCACGATGGAGGAGCTCCACCGGCGGCGTCGCGACACGCTGATGGCCGCCCACGAGGCCGGCGTCGAGCTGTATGTCGGCAGCGACGGCGGCGGCACCGGCCGGCACGGCTACCTCGCCGAGGAGATCGCGGCGATGGTTGGGCTGGGCCTGCCCGCCGAGAGCGTCGTCGCCGCCGCCTCCTGGCGCGGCCGGGAGTGGCTCGGCTGGAACGGTGAGCTCGGCGAGGGCGACCCCGGCGACTTCGTCGTCCTCGACGCCGACCCGCGCCGGGACCTGTCCACCCTGGCCCGCCCGGCCTGCGTCGTGCTGCGCGGCACGGTGGTCGCCACCCGGATCTGA
- the rpsP gene encoding 30S ribosomal protein S16, translating into MAVKIRLKRLGKVRVPQYRIVVVDSRKKRDGKVLEEIGLYHPKEEPSYITVVSDRAQYWLGVGAQPSEAVAKILRITGDWQTFKGIAGAEGTLRSAPAKPNKQDLFNEALKQAGGESGGAAVTKKAAAKKADKKAETKDDAKVETKAETKDETPAEAPAPEVAAGQSPEAATEAAEAAETSTEPSS; encoded by the coding sequence GTGGCCGTCAAGATCCGTTTGAAGCGCCTGGGCAAGGTCCGGGTGCCGCAGTACCGCATCGTCGTCGTCGACTCGCGCAAGAAGCGCGACGGCAAGGTCCTCGAGGAGATCGGCCTGTACCACCCGAAGGAGGAGCCGAGCTACATCACCGTCGTCTCCGACCGGGCCCAGTACTGGCTCGGCGTCGGCGCGCAGCCGTCCGAGGCCGTCGCGAAGATCCTCCGGATCACCGGCGACTGGCAGACCTTCAAGGGCATCGCCGGCGCCGAGGGCACCCTCCGCAGCGCTCCCGCGAAGCCCAACAAGCAGGACCTCTTCAACGAGGCCCTCAAGCAGGCCGGTGGCGAGTCCGGTGGCGCCGCGGTGACCAAGAAGGCCGCGGCCAAGAAGGCCGACAAGAAGGCCGAGACCAAGGACGACGCCAAGGTCGAGACCAAGGCCGAGACCAAGGACGAGACGCCCGCCGAGGCGCCCGCCCCCGAGGTCGCCGCCGGTCAGTCGCCCGAGGCCGCCACGGAGGCCGCTGAGGCCGCCGAGACCAGCACCGAGCCGAGCAGCTGA